A single genomic interval of bacterium harbors:
- a CDS encoding NADH-quinone oxidoreductase subunit M, translating into MLEWILQHRLTLITLTPLVASVIMLVIPPERKTPMRLLAALAALITVALSVWLCLSFDFKHSGIQFEETIQWLPSMGSSLHLGVDGVSVTLVLLTSIIILAGVFASWTVTNRPKEFLSLLLFLVSGVFGVFCSLDLLFFFLFYEIAVLPMYLLIGIWGTGRKEYSAMKLTLYLLLGSAFILVGIMAVYFLGPVRTFDLPLLIQTTHFTAIQQKTIFLLFYVGFGILAAIWPLHTWSPDGHASAPTAVSMLHAGVLMKLGAFGVLRVGMCLLPEGAHYWAWLIGGIAVINIVYGSLSAMGQTDLKYVIAYSSVSHMGVVMLGLAGAIGLTNATHQMNAISLTGSTMQMFSHGIMTGLFFALVGLIYEKSHTRDIREMGGFAEKMPGIAVAFVIGSLASFGLPGTSGFIAELLSFYGVWGTFPWMTYIGVAGIVITAAYVLRVVQKIFFGPRSDKYDTLPTAKTTEWVALILLSAVLIIVGIIPRLLTDFLNVGVNDYLKLFVR; encoded by the coding sequence ATGCTTGAATGGATATTACAACATAGGTTAACACTGATAACACTCACCCCGCTTGTGGCGAGTGTTATAATGCTCGTGATTCCCCCCGAGCGTAAAACCCCAATGCGTCTTTTGGCAGCGTTGGCGGCGCTCATTACGGTCGCTTTATCTGTGTGGCTTTGTCTCTCATTCGACTTCAAGCATAGCGGTATTCAGTTCGAGGAGACCATTCAGTGGCTGCCGTCAATGGGTTCGAGTTTACACCTTGGTGTAGATGGCGTAAGCGTTACCCTCGTGTTACTTACCTCGATCATTATCTTAGCCGGTGTGTTTGCCTCATGGACTGTTACCAATCGCCCCAAAGAGTTCCTCTCGTTGTTGCTATTCCTGGTTAGCGGTGTGTTCGGCGTGTTTTGCTCGCTTGACTTGCTGTTCTTCTTCTTGTTCTACGAGATAGCCGTATTGCCGATGTACTTGCTAATAGGCATATGGGGAACAGGGCGCAAAGAGTATTCCGCAATGAAGCTCACCCTCTATCTGCTACTTGGCAGCGCATTCATATTAGTGGGGATAATGGCGGTCTATTTTCTCGGCCCTGTCAGAACGTTCGATTTGCCTTTACTCATTCAAACAACGCATTTTACGGCTATTCAACAGAAGACGATATTCTTATTATTCTATGTTGGATTTGGCATATTAGCGGCCATCTGGCCGCTACATACCTGGTCGCCGGATGGTCATGCCAGCGCGCCGACTGCTGTGAGTATGCTGCACGCCGGTGTATTGATGAAGCTGGGCGCATTCGGTGTCCTGCGGGTTGGCATGTGCCTATTGCCGGAAGGCGCGCACTATTGGGCGTGGCTTATCGGAGGGATTGCGGTTATCAACATCGTCTATGGTTCGTTGAGCGCTATGGGGCAGACCGACTTGAAGTATGTCATCGCTTATTCCAGCGTTAGCCACATGGGAGTGGTAATGCTGGGACTTGCGGGCGCAATAGGCCTAACCAACGCTACTCATCAGATGAATGCCATTAGCCTCACCGGTTCAACCATGCAGATGTTCTCGCATGGCATCATGACCGGCCTCTTCTTTGCGCTTGTGGGTTTAATTTATGAGAAGTCGCACACTCGGGACATTCGTGAGATGGGTGGGTTTGCCGAAAAGATGCCTGGGATAGCGGTCGCCTTTGTAATCGGCAGTTTAGCCTCATTCGGCCTACCTGGAACGAGTGGTTTTATTGCCGAACTCTTAAGCTTTTATGGCGTTTGGGGTACTTTCCCATGGATGACCTATATCGGTGTAGCCGGAATAGTCATTACCGCCGCCTATGTCTTAAGAGTAGTACAAAAAATATTCTTTGGCCCCCGTTCAGATAAAT